In Eubalaena glacialis isolate mEubGla1 chromosome 2, mEubGla1.1.hap2.+ XY, whole genome shotgun sequence, a single genomic region encodes these proteins:
- the ISLR gene encoding immunoglobulin superfamily containing leucine-rich repeat protein isoform X1 has protein sequence MTSGGRMQELRLLCWVVLVGLMQACPESCDCGEKYGFQIADCAYRDLEAVPPGFPANVTTLSLSANRLPSLPEGAFREVPLLQSLWLAHNEIRRVAAGALAPLGQLKSLDLSHNLISDFAWSDLNNLSALQLLKMDSNELTFIPRDAFRSLRALRSLQLNHNRLHTLAEGTFAPLTALSHLQINDNPFDCTCGIVWFKTWALTTAVSIPEQDNITCTSPHVLKGTRLNRLLPLPCSAPSVQLTYQPSQDGAELRPGFVLALHCDVDGQPAPQLHWHIQTPGGTVEIASPNVDADGRALPGVLAASSRPRFQAFANGSLLIPDFGKLEEGTYSCLATNELGSAESSVNVALATPGEGGEDALGRRFHGKAAEGKGCYTVDNEVQPSGPEDNVVIIYLSRTGGPEAAAAGGGVSGKQPPGLLLLGQSLLLLLLFLTSF, from the exons ATGACCTCGG GAGGTAGGATGCAGGAGCTGCGTCTGCTGTGCTGGGTGGTCCTTGTGGGCCTGATGCAGGCCTGTCCCGAGTCCTGCGACTGTGGGGAAAAGTACGGCTTCCAGATCGCCGACTGTGCCTACCGTGACCTGGAGGCCGTGCCACCTGGCTTCCCGGCCAACGTGACCACATTGAGCCTGTCGGCCAACCGGCTGCCGAGCTTACCAGAGGGCGCCTTCAGGGAGGTGCCCCTGCTGCAGTCGCTGTGGCTGGCGCACAATGAGATCCGCAGGGTGGCCGCTGGTGCCCTGGCCCCTCTGGGCCAACTCAAGAGCCTGGACCTCAGCCACAATCTCATCTCTGACTTTGCCTGGAGCGACCTGAACAACCTCAGTGCCCTCCAGTTGCTCAAGATGGATAGCAACGAGCTGACCTTCATCCCCCGCGACGCCTTCCGCAGCCTTCGTGCCCTGCGCTCCCTGCAGCTCAATCACAACCGCTTGCACACGCTGGCAGAGGGCACCTTCGCACCGCTCACCGCACTGTCCCACCTGCAGATCAACGATAACCCCTTCGACTGTACCTGCGGCATCGTGTGGTTCAAGACGTGGGCCCTGACTACTGCTGTGTCCATCCCAGAGCAGGATAACATCACCTGCACTTCACCCCACGTGCTCAAGGGCACACGGCTGAACCGCCTGCTGCCGCTGCCTTGCTCGGCACCCTCGGTGCAGCTCACTTACCAGCCCAGCCAGGACGGCGCCGAGCTGCGTCCTGGCTTCGTGCTGGCGCTCCACTGCGACGTGGACGGGCAGCCAGCCCCCCAGCTCCACTGGCACATCCAGACGCCCGGTGGCACCGTGGAGATTGCCAGCCCCAACGTGGATGCCGATGGGCGTGCCCTGCCCGGTGTCCTGGCAGCCAGCAGCCGGCCGCGCTTTCAGGCCTTTGCCAATGGCAGCCTGCTCATCCCCGACTTCGGCAAGCTGGAGGAGGGCACCTATAGCTGCCTGGCCACCAACGAGCTGGGCAGTGCGGAGAGCTCGGTGAACGTGGCACTGGCCACACCGGGCGAGGGTGGCGAGGATGCACTGGGGCGCAGGTTCCATGGCAAAGCGGCCGAGGGTAAGGGCTGCTACACGGTTGACAATGAGGTGCAGCCGTCGGGTCCTGAGGACAACGTCGTCATCATCTACCTCAGCCGTACTGGGGGCCCTGAGGCTGCAGCAGCGGGAGGAGGGGT
- the ISLR gene encoding immunoglobulin superfamily containing leucine-rich repeat protein isoform X2: MQELRLLCWVVLVGLMQACPESCDCGEKYGFQIADCAYRDLEAVPPGFPANVTTLSLSANRLPSLPEGAFREVPLLQSLWLAHNEIRRVAAGALAPLGQLKSLDLSHNLISDFAWSDLNNLSALQLLKMDSNELTFIPRDAFRSLRALRSLQLNHNRLHTLAEGTFAPLTALSHLQINDNPFDCTCGIVWFKTWALTTAVSIPEQDNITCTSPHVLKGTRLNRLLPLPCSAPSVQLTYQPSQDGAELRPGFVLALHCDVDGQPAPQLHWHIQTPGGTVEIASPNVDADGRALPGVLAASSRPRFQAFANGSLLIPDFGKLEEGTYSCLATNELGSAESSVNVALATPGEGGEDALGRRFHGKAAEGKGCYTVDNEVQPSGPEDNVVIIYLSRTGGPEAAAAGGGVSGKQPPGLLLLGQSLLLLLLFLTSF, encoded by the coding sequence ATGCAGGAGCTGCGTCTGCTGTGCTGGGTGGTCCTTGTGGGCCTGATGCAGGCCTGTCCCGAGTCCTGCGACTGTGGGGAAAAGTACGGCTTCCAGATCGCCGACTGTGCCTACCGTGACCTGGAGGCCGTGCCACCTGGCTTCCCGGCCAACGTGACCACATTGAGCCTGTCGGCCAACCGGCTGCCGAGCTTACCAGAGGGCGCCTTCAGGGAGGTGCCCCTGCTGCAGTCGCTGTGGCTGGCGCACAATGAGATCCGCAGGGTGGCCGCTGGTGCCCTGGCCCCTCTGGGCCAACTCAAGAGCCTGGACCTCAGCCACAATCTCATCTCTGACTTTGCCTGGAGCGACCTGAACAACCTCAGTGCCCTCCAGTTGCTCAAGATGGATAGCAACGAGCTGACCTTCATCCCCCGCGACGCCTTCCGCAGCCTTCGTGCCCTGCGCTCCCTGCAGCTCAATCACAACCGCTTGCACACGCTGGCAGAGGGCACCTTCGCACCGCTCACCGCACTGTCCCACCTGCAGATCAACGATAACCCCTTCGACTGTACCTGCGGCATCGTGTGGTTCAAGACGTGGGCCCTGACTACTGCTGTGTCCATCCCAGAGCAGGATAACATCACCTGCACTTCACCCCACGTGCTCAAGGGCACACGGCTGAACCGCCTGCTGCCGCTGCCTTGCTCGGCACCCTCGGTGCAGCTCACTTACCAGCCCAGCCAGGACGGCGCCGAGCTGCGTCCTGGCTTCGTGCTGGCGCTCCACTGCGACGTGGACGGGCAGCCAGCCCCCCAGCTCCACTGGCACATCCAGACGCCCGGTGGCACCGTGGAGATTGCCAGCCCCAACGTGGATGCCGATGGGCGTGCCCTGCCCGGTGTCCTGGCAGCCAGCAGCCGGCCGCGCTTTCAGGCCTTTGCCAATGGCAGCCTGCTCATCCCCGACTTCGGCAAGCTGGAGGAGGGCACCTATAGCTGCCTGGCCACCAACGAGCTGGGCAGTGCGGAGAGCTCGGTGAACGTGGCACTGGCCACACCGGGCGAGGGTGGCGAGGATGCACTGGGGCGCAGGTTCCATGGCAAAGCGGCCGAGGGTAAGGGCTGCTACACGGTTGACAATGAGGTGCAGCCGTCGGGTCCTGAGGACAACGTCGTCATCATCTACCTCAGCCGTACTGGGGGCCCTGAGGCTGCAGCAGCGGGAGGAGGGGT